A region from the Camarhynchus parvulus chromosome 23, STF_HiC, whole genome shotgun sequence genome encodes:
- the ZMPSTE24 gene encoding CAAX prenyl protease 1 homolog, with amino-acid sequence MALSGDLWAELPAERRIFCSVLLFSWAVYLWEAFLAHRQRRVYRTTTHVPHELGQIMDSETFEKSRLYQLDKSTFSFWSGLYSEVEGTMILLCGGIPFLWKLSGQISGRAGFGPEYEIVQSLVFLLLATLFSALTGLPWSLYNTFVIEEKHGFNQQTLGFFFKDAIKKFVVTQCILLPVTSLLLYIIKIGGDYFFIYAWLFTLVVSLVLVTIYADYIAPLFDKFIPLPEGELKQQIETMAKNIDFPLTKVYVVEGSKRSSHSNAYFYGFFKNKRIVLFDTLLEDYSALNKEPAEGEDGENEETKSKTKNKKQGCKNEEVLAVLGHELGHWKLGHTVKNIIISQMNSFLCFFLFAVLIGQKELFAAFGFYDTQPTLIGLMIIFQFIFSPYNEVLSFCLTVLSRRFEFQADAFAKELGKAKDLYSALIKLNKDNLGFPVSDWIFSMWHYSHPPLLERLQALKDPKQE; translated from the exons ATGGCGCTGTCCGGCGacctgtgggcagagctgccgGCTGAGCGCCGCATCTTCTGCTCCGTCCTGCTCTTCTCGTGGGCCGTCTACCTCTGGGAGGCTTTCCTGGCGCACCGGCAG AGGCGGGTGTATAGAACAACAACACATGTACCCCATGAACTGGGACAGATCATGGACtcagaaacatttgaaaaatctCGTCTCTATCAGTTGGACAAAAGTACTTTCAGCTTTTGGTCAGGCCTCTATTCAGAGGTTGAGGGCACT atgaTTCTTCTCTGTGGAGGAATTCCTTTTCTATGGAAACTGTCTGGTCAGATCTCTGGTCGTGCTGGGTTTGGACCAGAATATGAG atTGTTCAGTCATTGGTATTTCTGCTGCTTGCAACGCTCTTCAGTGCACTGACTGGTCTCCCATGGAGTTTATATAATACATTTGTCATAGAAGAGAAACATGGCTTCAATCAGCAG ACCCTGGGATTCTTTTTTAAGGATGCTATCAAGAAGTTTGTTGTGACTCAGTGTATTCTGTTGCCAGTGACATCCCTTCTGCTTTACATTATTAAAATAGGGGGAGACTATTTTTTTATCTATGCCTGGCTCTTCACATTAGTTGTTTCCTTG GTGCTTGTTACAATCTATGCAGACTATATTGCACCTTTGTTTGATAAATTCATTCCACTTCCGGAGGGAGAGCTCAAGCAACAAATTGAAACAATGGCAAAGAACATTGACTTCCCATTGACTAAGGTGTATGTTGTTGAAG GTTCTAAGCGTTCCTCCCACAGCAATGCTTATTTCTATGGATTCTTCAAGAACAAGCGGATAGTACTCTTTGACACACTCCTGGAAGACTATTCTGCTTTGAACAAAGAACCAGCAgaaggagaagatggtgagaaTGAAGAAACAAAGTCTAAAACCAAA AATAAGAAACAAGGATGTAAAAATGAAGAAGTTCTGGCTGTACTTGGTCATGAATTGGGTCACTGGAAACTAGGTCATACTGTCAAAAATATAATCATCAGCCAG atgaattccttcctttgcttcttCTTGTTTGCTGTGCTAATTGGTCAAAAAGAACTCTTTGCTGCATTTGGTTTCTATGACACCCAGCCTACCCTGATAGGCTTGATGATTATTTTCCAGTTCATTTTTTCACCTTACAATGAG GTTCTCTCATTTTGTTTGACAGTATTAAGCCGGCGATTTGAGTTTCAAGCAGATGCATTTGCCAAGGAACTTGGGAAGGCCAAGGACTTATATTCTGCTTTGATCAAGCTAAACAAAGATAATTTAGGATTCCCTGTTTCTGACTGGATCTTTTCAATGTGGCATTACTCCCACCCACCCCTTTTAGAAAGACTTCAGGCCTTGAAAGATCCAAAGCAAGAGTGA